The following are from one region of the Candidatus Eremiobacterota bacterium genome:
- a CDS encoding M13 family metallopeptidase: MHPTHLLRLAVRALGATAFLALFATSLPNLTAGARAASPPVANAPAIDLSNIDPTCKACDDFYQFATGGWTKRTTLPPGRPRWGGFDELAQRNRDVLHTILEDDAKIANAPAGSDQQKLGAFYGACMDEAAVEKAGTAPIAPLLDQITAIHDVPSLTTTIAALQRDGVSGGLPLYATADTKDSSKQIAALAFGGLGLPDRDYYFNTGERADKIRAAYHDYVATQLQNLGDDPAKAQSEATALIGLETKLAEATPKRADLRDPYKTYNPTPLAKLASLGPHIPWKSFFAAHDAPAFDMVDVAVPAYVTAYDSALSTVPLDTWKAYLRFHVADGYANALPKRFDDASFAFHSGVLLGVKDQLPRWQRCTSASDAALRDPLGKAYVAAAFPPSAKARAQALVDNLQATLHDDISTLSWMSAQTKTRAEAKLAAFTKKIGYPDKWEDYSGLQIASGAPYAADILAVRRWNDARNLKRIGTPTDRARWGMSPPTVNAYYNPSNNEIVFPAGILSPPFFNATADDAVNYGAIGAVIGHEMTHGFDDQGRQFDAKGDLTDWWTPSDATAFNAKAQCIVNEFDAFEPALGAHENGKLVEGEAIADLGGLTIAYKAFEKTPQAKAHKKIDGYTPEQRFFLAYAQVWRSIATEGYIRQIAATNEHPWDKYRVIGTLSNMPEFQSAFQCAATDKMVRKDRCQIW, from the coding sequence GTGCATCCGACTCACCTGCTTCGTCTCGCGGTTCGCGCGCTCGGCGCGACCGCTTTCCTCGCGCTGTTCGCAACCTCGCTCCCGAACCTCACCGCCGGCGCGCGCGCGGCGTCGCCGCCCGTCGCGAACGCGCCGGCGATCGATCTGTCCAACATCGATCCGACCTGCAAAGCGTGCGACGACTTCTACCAGTTCGCCACCGGCGGCTGGACGAAGCGCACGACGCTGCCGCCCGGCCGCCCGCGCTGGGGCGGTTTCGACGAGCTCGCGCAGCGCAACCGCGACGTGCTCCACACCATCCTCGAAGACGACGCGAAGATCGCCAACGCGCCGGCCGGCAGCGATCAGCAGAAGCTGGGCGCGTTCTACGGCGCGTGCATGGACGAAGCGGCCGTCGAAAAAGCCGGCACCGCACCGATCGCGCCGCTGCTCGACCAGATCACCGCGATCCACGACGTTCCCTCGCTGACGACGACGATCGCCGCGCTGCAGCGCGACGGCGTCAGCGGCGGGTTGCCGCTGTACGCGACCGCCGACACGAAAGACTCTTCGAAACAGATCGCCGCGCTCGCCTTCGGCGGCCTCGGCCTCCCCGACCGCGACTACTACTTCAACACCGGCGAGCGCGCCGACAAGATCCGCGCCGCCTACCACGACTACGTCGCCACGCAGCTCCAGAACCTGGGCGACGATCCCGCCAAAGCGCAGTCGGAAGCGACCGCGCTGATCGGGCTCGAGACGAAGCTCGCCGAAGCGACGCCGAAGCGCGCCGACTTACGCGATCCCTACAAGACGTACAACCCGACGCCGCTCGCGAAGCTCGCGAGCCTCGGCCCGCACATCCCGTGGAAATCGTTCTTCGCCGCGCACGACGCGCCCGCGTTCGACATGGTCGACGTCGCGGTTCCCGCGTACGTGACCGCGTACGACAGCGCGCTCAGCACGGTGCCGCTCGACACGTGGAAGGCGTACCTGCGCTTTCACGTCGCCGACGGCTACGCGAACGCGCTGCCGAAGCGCTTCGACGATGCCAGCTTCGCGTTCCACAGCGGCGTGCTGCTCGGGGTGAAGGACCAGCTTCCGCGCTGGCAGCGCTGCACGAGCGCGAGCGACGCCGCGCTGCGCGACCCGCTCGGCAAAGCGTACGTCGCCGCCGCGTTCCCGCCCTCGGCGAAGGCGCGCGCGCAGGCGCTCGTCGACAACCTGCAGGCGACGCTGCACGACGACATCTCGACCCTCTCGTGGATGAGCGCGCAAACGAAGACGCGCGCCGAGGCGAAGCTCGCCGCGTTCACCAAAAAGATCGGCTATCCCGACAAGTGGGAAGACTATTCCGGCCTGCAGATCGCGAGCGGCGCGCCGTACGCCGCCGACATTCTGGCGGTGCGGCGCTGGAACGACGCGCGCAACCTCAAGCGCATCGGCACGCCGACCGACCGCGCGCGCTGGGGCATGTCGCCGCCAACCGTCAACGCGTACTACAACCCCTCGAACAACGAGATCGTCTTCCCCGCCGGAATCCTCAGCCCGCCGTTCTTCAACGCGACCGCCGACGACGCGGTCAACTACGGCGCGATCGGCGCGGTGATCGGTCACGAGATGACGCACGGCTTCGACGACCAGGGCCGCCAGTTCGACGCGAAAGGCGACCTGACCGACTGGTGGACGCCCTCCGACGCGACCGCGTTCAACGCCAAGGCGCAGTGCATCGTGAACGAGTTCGACGCCTTCGAGCCGGCGCTGGGCGCGCACGAGAACGGCAAGCTCGTGGAAGGCGAAGCGATCGCCGACCTCGGCGGACTGACGATCGCCTACAAGGCGTTCGAAAAAACGCCGCAGGCGAAGGCGCACAAGAAAATCGACGGCTACACGCCGGAGCAGCGCTTCTTCCTGGCCTACGCGCAGGTGTGGCGCTCGATCGCGACCGAGGGCTACATCCGCCAGATCGCCGCGACGAACGAGCACCCCTGGGACAAGTACCGCGTTATCGGCACGCTCTCGAACATGCCCGAGTTCCAGTCGGCGTTCCAGTGCGCCGCGACCGACAAGATGGTGCGCAAGGACCGCTGCCAGATCTGGTAG
- a CDS encoding S8 family serine peptidase produces the protein MLSAGMLAACGGGGSSGSSGTPPVPVVTPTPAPSNCTSVGSAAAGNARLARAAGRPSSWIAPNRLYVSYRAGATAGAARTIDSVARVTRAVDAGTEGGVTHRVLTLPPGSDDAATAARLRSSAGVVDVQPVHLRVPLSDPFANDPLLDNVDQWYLYKTNVDPGAWQLTHGRAGVSVAVLDTGVDESNPDFVFDVRESVVNSVRTTGPGSAQDTNGHGTNVAGLAVAAANDAYGFAGVGYSTHVQAYRIFPPATAQSDCQTADGADEAIAIRDAVANGASVINLSIGSPQSAGVDAAEQGAVAFAIQSGVVVVAAAGNDFPGADGNQPDYPAAYPGVIAVGASAVQDATPNVYASIVAETVASYSNSGPTLVAPGGDASGTGDSDLLHWIEGYSTTTAAFAKDRCSNSGGVCIVLFNGTSQASPQVAGTVALMEAFHGGPRSLSPATVMQLLQQTADPIAGISNTRQGAGRLNAGNAVAAAHP, from the coding sequence GTGCTGTCGGCTGGTATGCTTGCCGCGTGCGGAGGCGGGGGCAGCAGCGGCAGCAGCGGGACGCCGCCGGTGCCGGTCGTCACGCCCACGCCTGCGCCGTCGAACTGCACCAGCGTGGGGAGCGCGGCGGCCGGCAACGCACGGCTCGCGCGCGCGGCCGGCCGGCCCAGCTCGTGGATCGCGCCGAACCGGCTGTACGTCAGCTATCGCGCCGGGGCGACGGCCGGCGCGGCGCGCACCATTGATTCGGTCGCGCGGGTGACGCGGGCGGTCGACGCGGGGACTGAAGGCGGGGTGACGCATCGCGTGCTCACGCTGCCGCCCGGCAGCGACGACGCCGCGACGGCGGCGCGGCTGCGCAGCAGCGCGGGCGTCGTCGACGTGCAGCCGGTGCACCTGCGGGTTCCGCTCTCCGATCCGTTCGCGAACGATCCGCTGCTCGACAACGTGGATCAATGGTATCTCTACAAGACGAACGTCGATCCGGGCGCGTGGCAGCTCACGCACGGGCGCGCCGGCGTCTCGGTCGCCGTGCTCGACACGGGCGTCGACGAGTCGAATCCGGACTTCGTCTTCGACGTGCGCGAGTCGGTCGTCAACTCGGTGCGCACGACCGGACCGGGCTCCGCGCAAGACACGAACGGGCACGGCACCAACGTCGCCGGGCTCGCGGTCGCCGCGGCCAACGACGCGTACGGTTTCGCCGGCGTCGGCTACTCCACGCACGTGCAGGCGTATCGCATCTTTCCGCCGGCGACGGCGCAGAGCGACTGTCAGACCGCCGACGGCGCCGACGAAGCGATCGCGATTCGCGACGCGGTCGCGAACGGCGCGTCGGTGATCAACTTGAGCATCGGATCGCCGCAGAGCGCAGGCGTCGACGCGGCGGAGCAAGGCGCCGTGGCGTTCGCGATTCAATCGGGCGTGGTCGTCGTCGCGGCGGCCGGGAACGATTTCCCGGGCGCGGACGGAAACCAGCCGGACTATCCGGCGGCGTATCCGGGCGTGATCGCGGTCGGCGCGTCGGCGGTGCAGGACGCGACGCCGAACGTGTACGCCTCGATCGTCGCCGAGACCGTCGCGTCGTATTCCAACTCCGGGCCGACGCTGGTCGCGCCGGGCGGCGATGCGTCGGGCACCGGCGACAGCGATCTGCTGCACTGGATCGAAGGATATTCGACGACGACGGCAGCGTTCGCGAAGGACCGCTGCTCGAACTCCGGCGGCGTCTGCATCGTGCTCTTCAACGGCACCTCGCAAGCTTCGCCGCAAGTCGCGGGAACGGTCGCGCTGATGGAAGCCTTTCACGGCGGACCGCGCTCGCTCTCGCCGGCGACGGTGATGCAGCTGCTGCAGCAGACCGCCGATCCGATTGCGGGGATTTCCAACACGCGCCAAGGGGCGGGGCGGCTGAACGCCGGCAACGCCGTCGCCGCCGCGCACCCCTAG
- a CDS encoding peptidylprolyl isomerase: protein MLAFIALAVSPASARGAAPVDVAIQTSAGTIVVRLDPARAPITVKNFLHYVDLGTYNGATIYRTLRRATEPQSRIEVIQGGLNPQAANPMIKPIPLEPTSKTGLHNADGTIAMARTADPNSATTEFFIDIGDDRFLDAGGPLGPGYAAFGKVIRGMDVVRKIHRAPASGESLTPPIRIIKVSRVR from the coding sequence ATGCTCGCGTTCATCGCGCTCGCCGTTTCGCCGGCATCCGCTCGCGGCGCCGCGCCCGTCGACGTGGCGATTCAAACCAGCGCCGGAACGATCGTGGTGCGGCTCGATCCCGCGCGTGCGCCGATCACGGTGAAGAACTTCCTGCACTATGTCGACCTCGGAACGTACAACGGCGCGACGATCTACCGCACGCTGCGCCGCGCCACCGAGCCGCAGTCGCGCATCGAAGTGATCCAAGGCGGGCTCAACCCGCAAGCGGCGAACCCGATGATCAAGCCGATCCCGCTCGAGCCGACGTCGAAGACCGGCTTGCACAACGCCGACGGCACGATCGCGATGGCGCGCACCGCCGACCCGAACTCCGCCACGACCGAGTTCTTCATCGACATCGGCGACGACCGCTTCCTCGACGCCGGCGGCCCGCTCGGCCCCGGCTACGCCGCCTTCGGCAAAGTGATCCGCGGCATGGACGTCGTCCGCAAGATCCATCGTGCTCCGGCCAGCGGTGAGTCGCTGACCCCGCCGATCCGCATCATCAAAGTCTCGCGCGTGCGATGA
- the rplL gene encoding 50S ribosomal protein L7/L12 produces MALAELIEQIDKLTVLELADLVKQLEEKYGVSAAAPVAAAAAPAAAAAPVEAKTDFDVILEEAGPEKIKVIKAVREVTSLGLTEAKAFVESAPKPVKEGVPKDEADAVAKKLQDAGAKVTVK; encoded by the coding sequence ATGGCACTCGCCGAACTTATCGAACAGATCGACAAACTCACCGTCCTCGAGCTGGCGGACCTCGTCAAGCAGCTCGAAGAGAAGTACGGCGTGAGCGCCGCGGCGCCGGTCGCCGCCGCCGCCGCGCCTGCCGCCGCCGCCGCGCCCGTCGAGGCGAAGACCGACTTCGACGTCATCCTGGAAGAGGCCGGACCGGAGAAGATCAAGGTCATCAAGGCCGTCCGCGAAGTCACCTCGCTCGGGCTCACCGAAGCGAAGGCGTTCGTCGAAAGCGCGCCCAAGCCGGTCAAGGAAGGCGTCCCCAAAGACGAAGCCGACGCGGTCGCCAAGAAGCTGCAAGACGCCGGCGCAAAAGTCACCGTCAAGTGA
- a CDS encoding 50S ribosomal protein L10: MPTAKKEATIEELREKIASAKHLFFTNYTGLSVEQITKLRNELRKDGSTYGVVKNTLFKRAASDELASQLDAILAGPTGVVFAGEDPVTPAKAIKTFSDHTKPVDVKAAWIDGRLVDKAQVLALAALPPKQELYAKLVGTLSAPLYGLVYVLSGNQSGLVRVLNAIREKKSADQPAAA; this comes from the coding sequence ATGCCGACCGCGAAAAAAGAAGCGACGATCGAAGAGCTTCGCGAGAAGATCGCAAGCGCGAAGCACCTGTTCTTCACCAACTACACGGGCCTGTCCGTCGAGCAGATCACGAAGCTCCGCAACGAGCTTCGCAAGGACGGCAGCACCTACGGCGTGGTGAAGAACACGCTCTTCAAGCGCGCGGCGAGCGACGAGCTCGCCTCGCAGCTCGATGCGATTCTCGCAGGCCCGACCGGCGTCGTCTTCGCCGGCGAAGATCCCGTCACGCCGGCGAAAGCGATCAAGACGTTCTCGGACCACACCAAACCCGTCGACGTGAAGGCGGCTTGGATCGACGGCCGGCTCGTCGACAAGGCGCAGGTCCTCGCGCTCGCCGCGCTTCCCCCCAAGCAAGAGCTGTACGCGAAACTCGTCGGTACGCTCAGCGCCCCGCTGTACGGACTCGTCTACGTCCTCAGCGGCAACCAGAGCGGACTCGTCCGCGTCCTCAATGCGATCCGCGAGAAGAAGAGCGCGGATCAGCCCGCCGCCGCCTAG
- a CDS encoding GNAT family N-acetyltransferase: MNADRAEAAFWAAFVRNRNVDLGTADDGAVAVAGGYALAIAGTYNQVALAVGSTRPLTATDLDVLDAFYRRRKLPVRVEVRQEVLDRDRALLDAHGYALAEIRFVLFESSAVPEASAPGVVVRPAADRAGWVRLVTRAFAEAGAPDAESRRSAEVTAAAASRLFLAEADGVPAGGGAVAIAGDVAFLFSAAVLPAFRGRGVHRALLSARAAFGAAHGAARAALKAVDDSASARAAERAGFGRVTTLRRLRRE; this comes from the coding sequence ATGAATGCCGACCGCGCCGAGGCGGCGTTCTGGGCCGCTTTCGTGCGCAACCGCAACGTCGACCTGGGGACCGCCGACGACGGCGCCGTCGCGGTCGCCGGCGGCTACGCGCTGGCGATCGCCGGGACCTACAACCAAGTCGCCCTGGCGGTCGGCTCGACGCGCCCCTTGACCGCCACGGACCTCGACGTGCTCGACGCGTTCTACCGCCGCCGCAAGCTGCCGGTCCGCGTCGAGGTCCGCCAAGAGGTCCTCGACCGCGACCGCGCGCTGCTCGACGCCCACGGCTACGCGCTCGCGGAGATCCGCTTCGTCCTCTTCGAGTCGAGCGCCGTCCCGGAGGCGAGCGCCCCGGGCGTGGTCGTCCGTCCCGCCGCCGACCGCGCCGGGTGGGTGCGGCTGGTGACGCGCGCGTTCGCCGAGGCCGGCGCGCCCGACGCCGAGTCCCGCCGCTCGGCCGAGGTCACCGCGGCGGCGGCAAGCCGCCTGTTCCTCGCCGAGGCCGACGGCGTCCCGGCCGGCGGCGGCGCGGTCGCCATCGCGGGCGACGTCGCGTTCCTGTTCTCGGCCGCGGTGCTCCCGGCGTTTCGCGGCCGCGGCGTCCATCGCGCGCTGCTGAGCGCGCGGGCCGCGTTCGGCGCGGCCCACGGGGCGGCTCGGGCGGCGCTCAAGGCGGTCGACGACAGCGCCTCCGCGCGCGCTGCCGAGCGCGCCGGATTCGGCCGTGTGACGACCTTGCGCCGTTTGCGCCGCGAGTAG
- a CDS encoding Uma2 family endonuclease: MSVTDFESLLERSADKLELLEGEVLAFAGGSVAHGILCTRLVAAVNAATKPPCQTFTSDIAVRVESRASYMFPDVSHTCETLDPSATAIVAPDLVIEVISPESKTRDRSEKLDAYRSIPSVMEYVLVDSRRVWVCVYRRMPGGVWTDAIYGIDETVDIHTVGITIPVVQLYAGTGRLLSTERS, from the coding sequence ATGAGCGTAACCGATTTCGAGAGTCTCCTGGAGCGGTCCGCCGACAAGCTCGAGCTCCTCGAAGGCGAAGTGCTCGCCTTCGCCGGGGGTTCGGTCGCTCACGGGATCCTGTGCACGCGTTTGGTCGCCGCCGTGAACGCGGCGACCAAACCGCCCTGCCAAACGTTCACGTCGGACATCGCCGTCCGCGTCGAGAGCCGCGCAAGCTACATGTTTCCGGACGTCTCGCATACGTGCGAAACTCTGGACCCGAGCGCAACGGCGATCGTCGCGCCCGATCTCGTCATCGAGGTGATCTCGCCGGAAAGCAAGACCCGCGACCGTAGCGAGAAGCTCGACGCCTACCGCAGCATCCCGAGCGTCATGGAGTACGTGCTCGTCGATTCACGCCGCGTCTGGGTCTGCGTGTACCGGCGCATGCCGGGCGGCGTTTGGACCGACGCCATCTACGGCATCGACGAAACCGTCGACATCCACACGGTCGGGATCACCATCCCGGTCGTGCAGTTGTACGCCGGAACGGGCCGGCTGTTGAGCACCGAGCGCTCGTAA
- a CDS encoding type II toxin-antitoxin system HicB family antitoxin → METRSYVVVLEPEPEGGYSAHIPAFRGAHTQGNTIEETLSNARDVITGYVEILAERGEPIPPSDLRARNAKLRHLRAAVDAGIADIEAGRTKPLTDELLRAIAQRGRRVSKVRRSGRT, encoded by the coding sequence ATGGAGACGCGCTCGTATGTGGTCGTGCTGGAGCCGGAACCCGAGGGAGGTTATTCCGCCCATATCCCGGCGTTTCGTGGCGCGCACACGCAGGGCAACACCATCGAGGAAACCCTGTCGAACGCCCGCGATGTGATAACCGGGTACGTCGAGATTCTCGCGGAGCGCGGCGAGCCGATTCCGCCTTCGGACCTCCGGGCACGCAACGCCAAATTACGCCACCTGCGAGCCGCGGTCGATGCGGGGATCGCAGACATCGAAGCGGGCCGGACGAAGCCGCTTACCGATGAATTGCTGCGTGCCATCGCCCAGCGCGGGCGACGCGTTTCGAAGGTGCGGCGTTCGGGACGCACCTGA
- a CDS encoding 50S ribosomal protein L1: MRTHGKRFRTLASAYDRNRLYDPQEATQIVKRNANAKFDETVEIHIKLGVDPKKSDQNVRGTVNLPHGTGRVVRVIAFAKGDAAKAAQAAGADVVGEADLIERVKGGFTEFDVAVATPDMMPSIGKELGRILAQKMPNPKAGTVSPNIAQAVRDIKAGKVEYRLDKTGIVHTIVGKASFPEDQITENLSVLLDAIVRAKPSAAKGTYLKSITLASTMGPGVKVDPTRIKATASTA; this comes from the coding sequence ATGCGCACGCACGGCAAGCGCTTCCGCACGCTGGCGAGCGCGTACGACCGCAACCGTCTCTACGACCCGCAGGAAGCGACGCAGATCGTCAAGCGCAACGCGAACGCGAAGTTCGACGAGACGGTCGAGATCCACATCAAGCTGGGCGTCGACCCGAAGAAGTCCGACCAGAACGTGCGCGGTACGGTGAACCTGCCGCACGGCACCGGCCGCGTCGTGCGCGTGATCGCGTTCGCGAAGGGCGACGCCGCGAAAGCCGCGCAGGCGGCGGGCGCGGACGTCGTCGGCGAAGCCGATCTGATCGAGCGCGTCAAGGGCGGTTTCACCGAGTTCGACGTCGCGGTGGCGACGCCGGACATGATGCCCTCGATCGGTAAGGAGCTCGGGCGCATCCTGGCGCAGAAGATGCCGAACCCCAAGGCCGGCACCGTCTCGCCGAACATCGCGCAAGCGGTGCGCGACATCAAGGCCGGCAAGGTGGAGTACCGCCTCGACAAGACGGGGATCGTGCACACGATCGTCGGCAAGGCGTCCTTCCCCGAGGACCAGATCACCGAGAACCTGAGCGTGCTGCTCGACGCGATCGTGCGCGCGAAGCCGTCGGCCGCGAAGGGCACGTACCTGAAGTCGATCACGCTGGCTTCGACGATGGGGCCCGGCGTGAAAGTCGACCCGACCCGCATCAAGGCGACGGCGAGTACCGCCTAA
- the rplK gene encoding 50S ribosomal protein L11, producing MAKKVVGKIGLALPAGKATPAPPVGPALGPYSLNIMDFCKQYNDRTKAQEGFIIPVQITVFEDRTFTFITKTPPASFLIKRALGLESGSKEPNRNKVGKLTRAQVREIAQAKMPDLNANDEEAAMKIVAGTARSMGVEVAS from the coding sequence GTGGCTAAGAAAGTCGTCGGGAAGATCGGTCTCGCTCTTCCCGCCGGGAAGGCGACCCCTGCGCCTCCCGTCGGTCCGGCGTTGGGCCCCTACTCGCTCAACATCATGGACTTCTGCAAGCAGTACAACGACCGGACGAAGGCCCAAGAAGGCTTCATCATCCCGGTCCAGATCACGGTGTTCGAAGACCGCACCTTCACGTTCATCACCAAGACGCCGCCGGCGTCGTTCCTGATCAAGCGCGCGCTCGGGCTCGAGTCCGGCTCGAAAGAGCCGAACCGCAACAAGGTCGGGAAGCTGACTCGGGCTCAAGTGCGCGAGATCGCGCAGGCGAAGATGCCCGACCTCAACGCGAACGACGAAGAAGCGGCGATGAAGATCGTCGCGGGCACGGCGCGCTCGATGGGCGTCGAGGTCGCGAGCTGA
- a CDS encoding DUF3303 family protein, which translates to MLFMVVERFKDGSTRLVGERFKREGRMLPERVSYVGSWMDAAGNRCFQLMEAPSAEALAPWTHRWDDLVDFEIVPVVTGAEFWASATFKAGT; encoded by the coding sequence ATGCTCTTCATGGTCGTCGAGCGCTTCAAGGACGGCAGCACCCGCCTCGTCGGAGAGCGGTTCAAGCGGGAGGGCCGGATGCTGCCGGAGCGCGTCTCATACGTGGGCAGCTGGATGGACGCCGCCGGGAACCGCTGTTTCCAGCTCATGGAAGCGCCGAGCGCGGAAGCGCTCGCGCCGTGGACGCACCGTTGGGACGACCTCGTGGACTTCGAGATCGTGCCGGTAGTGACCGGAGCAGAGTTCTGGGCGTCGGCAACGTTCAAAGCAGGTACGTAA
- a CDS encoding RES domain-containing protein, protein MPTRSVYRVFPWLRGAAETDPGGALFVPPQGAGRFDNPAQYEIFYVAESPEAAIAEAFGRHPLWTASMLNGIPSLPRSVHALATYGLDDTAALYDLDDPANLVTLKLRPSDVVNRDYSVTQALALRIFTSGTVSGLRWWSYYNPAWANDGVWDMAALTVVDIRPLSITDATVVSAARTISRLI, encoded by the coding sequence GTGCCTACTCGTAGCGTTTATCGCGTTTTCCCGTGGCTGCGGGGCGCCGCCGAGACGGATCCGGGCGGCGCTCTTTTTGTTCCGCCGCAAGGAGCCGGCCGATTCGACAATCCGGCGCAGTACGAGATCTTCTACGTGGCGGAATCACCGGAAGCAGCGATCGCAGAAGCCTTTGGCCGGCATCCGCTATGGACGGCGTCGATGCTGAACGGTATTCCGTCGCTCCCCCGAAGCGTCCACGCTCTTGCGACGTACGGATTGGACGACACCGCAGCGCTCTACGACCTTGACGACCCTGCGAACTTAGTAACGCTGAAACTTCGGCCGTCCGACGTGGTCAATCGCGATTACTCCGTCACGCAAGCACTCGCACTGCGGATATTCACGAGCGGCACCGTCTCCGGTTTGCGCTGGTGGTCCTACTACAATCCGGCCTGGGCGAACGACGGCGTGTGGGACATGGCGGCACTGACCGTCGTGGACATCCGGCCTCTCTCGATCACGGACGCTACGGTCGTCAGCGCGGCGCGGACGATCTCTCGGCTGATCTAG
- a CDS encoding DUF2384 domain-containing protein, with translation MTVEIEFKPDADRLVDLRPLVELIVAAIGANATARLLGVDPAQVSRWRGGGPISAEMGRRVLDLHAVLTRMLRLFAHDVAARWLFGSEPLLGGARPIDVLALQGSAPVVRALDGIAQGAYS, from the coding sequence GTGACCGTGGAAATCGAGTTCAAGCCCGATGCCGATCGGCTCGTCGATCTGAGGCCGCTCGTCGAGCTCATCGTCGCGGCCATCGGCGCCAATGCGACTGCACGATTGCTGGGCGTCGACCCGGCACAAGTTTCGCGCTGGAGGGGAGGGGGCCCGATAAGCGCGGAGATGGGCCGCCGCGTCCTCGACCTGCACGCGGTGCTGACGCGAATGCTTCGTTTGTTCGCTCACGACGTGGCTGCGCGATGGCTGTTCGGGTCGGAACCGCTGTTGGGGGGTGCGCGGCCGATCGACGTGTTGGCCCTCCAGGGCTCCGCGCCCGTCGTGCGCGCGCTGGACGGTATCGCGCAGGGTGCCTACTCGTAG
- a CDS encoding DUF2384 domain-containing protein, giving the protein MAPQSMPNGGTYRDLLAGTSNGMTVRMKVVQGGVTGQVLRALRERLGLTIAEVARILGAGERTIIRKEQQRAALSATEADRAYRLARVADLATELIGDEGKAKSWLRTPSTYLGGETPVGMLDTEIGTELVLESLYAIGYGGVA; this is encoded by the coding sequence ATGGCACCTCAGTCAATGCCGAACGGCGGAACCTACCGCGACCTCCTGGCGGGCACCTCGAACGGTATGACGGTCCGAATGAAGGTCGTTCAAGGCGGCGTCACGGGCCAGGTCCTGCGCGCGCTGCGCGAGCGGCTGGGTCTCACGATCGCCGAGGTCGCGCGCATCCTCGGTGCCGGCGAGCGGACGATCATCCGCAAGGAGCAGCAGCGAGCCGCGCTCTCCGCCACCGAAGCCGACCGCGCCTACCGCCTGGCGCGGGTCGCCGATCTGGCGACCGAACTCATCGGCGACGAGGGCAAAGCTAAGTCCTGGCTGCGCACGCCTAGCACGTATCTCGGCGGAGAGACCCCGGTCGGCATGCTCGACACCGAAATCGGAACGGAACTCGTCCTCGAATCGCTCTACGCGATCGGCTACGGCGGCGTAGCCTAG
- a CDS encoding RES family NAD+ phosphorylase: MRLWRLTRAPFAAAAFDGTGAARGGARWNSRGVHVAYGSSSRALAILEVLVHVTRENAPGDYVFIEAEVPDDAIDRLDAAQLPAGWRTEPPPPSLRAVGDEWVRTNRSLALRVPSAVVPEECNVLVNPRHARFAELRIQGSPQPMILDPRLLERIG; the protein is encoded by the coding sequence GTGCGGCTCTGGCGCCTGACGCGGGCGCCGTTCGCAGCAGCCGCCTTCGACGGCACGGGCGCGGCTCGCGGCGGCGCGCGCTGGAACAGCCGCGGCGTGCACGTCGCGTACGGGTCGTCGTCGCGCGCGCTCGCGATCCTCGAAGTACTGGTGCACGTTACGCGCGAGAACGCACCGGGGGACTACGTCTTCATCGAAGCCGAAGTCCCCGACGACGCGATCGATCGGCTCGACGCCGCGCAACTGCCCGCCGGCTGGCGCACCGAGCCGCCGCCGCCCTCGCTCCGCGCGGTCGGCGACGAGTGGGTGCGCACGAACCGCTCGCTCGCGCTGCGCGTGCCCTCCGCGGTGGTTCCGGAAGAATGCAACGTCCTTGTCAATCCTCGCCACGCGCGGTTCGCGGAGCTGCGCATCCAAGGATCACCTCAGCCCATGATCCTCGACCCGCGCCTGCTCGAGCGGATCGGTTAG